In Esox lucius isolate fEsoLuc1 chromosome 22, fEsoLuc1.pri, whole genome shotgun sequence, the genomic window acgcgccgcatacatgcacgcacacacacgtaatCCAACACAAAAAGCAAGTGTATTTGCTATCTGTGTCTGAACCATGATGATTGTTCTACTGAGATGCTTTCAAGTTAGTCTAAAGGTAACACCAGCCACacttagcaaaacattttacattaagaGTTGTACAGAAGAACTAGCAAAACACAGTGATTCCAAAAAACATTCCTTTCAACCTGACCAGAGAAAAACATAAGACACATTGGTCTTGTCAGACTTTAGTTCTGTATCCTGGTTTTTCTTTGGTTGACAAACTCACTCCATTATACAAAATAgctgaaaaacatttttgaaatatgaAAAGTTCATGTCAAAACAAATCCTTTGTCTGTTGCCACTATGAAATCACTGTTGCACAATGTGGTTTAAAAGTCACGTTTAAATGAGGTTATAAAATTTTCATTTGCAATTTGAAATGGGGGTAATGGAAATGTCAAACCGctcaaaaaaaaactaaaaaaacagtCCCTGTCAATGGCTCGTCGGTCTGTCAGGAGGGACATTCTCAAAAGTCAGAAGCAGTTTTGCCAGAGTTCAAATGTCCCATAGGAGTTGGGATATGCTAGGTCaagttttataaaataaaaataaaaaaaaacgacaTATTACTCCTCCACATGCTGCTTTAAAAGATCATACCGTCGTCTCTCCTTGGTTGTTGTTGCTGAGCCGTTTGTAAAACCTACACCAGCTCTGTAACGTCTTCCCGGACCAGATCCAGAACCCGGATGTGATCCCCACAATCATCGTCATCAGGTACTTGATCATGAACACGGTGAAGTCCGGGGTCATCGGGGCAAAGTTATTGGTCGGGCACGGCACGGCAAAACGCTTGCACGTCTGCATGTGCCAGGTCTTCTCCCAGTGGTCGCGGAAGGCCTGTTCGTAGAAGTAGCAGGCGATGACGATGGTGGCCGGGACCGTGTAGAGCACGCTGAACACCCCTATTCTCACCATCAGCTTCTCCAGTTTCTCAGTCTTGGTGCCGTCGTGCTTCATGATGGTTCTGATCCGGAACAGGGACACGAAGCCAGCCAGCAGGAAGGAAGTTCCGATGAAGAGGTAAACAAACAGGGGGGCCAGGACGAATCCTCGGAGCGAGTCCACGTTGTAGATCCCCACGTAGCACACCCCTGTGAGGAGGTCCCCATCCACCTGCCCCATGGCCAGGATCGTGATGGTCTTCACCGCTGGTACCGCCCAGGCTGCTAGGTGGAAGTACTGCGAGTTAGCCTCGATGGCCTCGTGACCCCACTTCATCCCGGCGGACAGGAACCAGGTCAGGGACAGGATGACCCACCAGATGGAGCTGGCCATGCCGAAAAAGTAGAGGATCATGAAGAGGATGGTGCAGCCCTCTTTCTTCGTGCCCTGGGCCACGGTCTTGTAACCGTCGTCTTTGAACTTGTCTATGCAGACAACCTTATCCTCCAGGAAGAAGCCGGCCGTGTAGGCCACCGCCACCATGAAGTAGCAGCCCGAGAGGAAGATGATGGGTCTCTCCGGGTAGCGAAACCTCCTCATATCCACCAAGTACGTGAGCACAGTGAACAGTGTACTCACACAGCACAGGATCGACCAGATGCCCACCCAGAGTTTGCCAAATTTAAGTTCCTCCTCACGAAAATACATCAGCCCATTGGGCTTGGTGGACTCGCATGGGGCACCACAGTCGTTCACACCCATGAATTTGTAGTTGAGGTAGCCTGGGACCTGAAGTTGAAGGGGACAAGAGAATGGCTGGGCTGCAGGGCGGACCAGGTGAGGGGGTAAGGTCATGAGCTCAGGAGGGAAGGGAGGAGGGTCCGAAGTAGCGATGTCCGTGTCTGATGTGTTCTGACCCACGCAGATCTCCCCAGCGCCGTGCACGGGGAAATTCTCGCACCGGAGTCTCTCTGGCCACTGAAACCCGAACTTGTTCATGAGCGCCTCGCAGCCATGGCGTGCGCGCTCGCACAGTGATCGGCATGGGGGGATGGCTTGTTCTAGAACGGTGCACACCGGCGCATACATGGAACACAGGAAGAACTTGAGGTCCATAGAACACTGGACCTTCACGAGCGGGTAAAACTGATGGACCTCCAACCCCGCATCCTCCTGGTTTGTGTGTCCCAAGAGATTCGGCATGATGGTTTGATTATATGCAATGTCCGTGCATAGCGGGATGGAAATTGGCTGACAAAAACCATGTTCTGGTATAGAAATGCCCTTCTCGCTATGATACTGACCGGTGCACGGCTCCAGCAGAAGGGACACATTGACCAGCGCAAAGCCCGTTATCCAAATCCACCCCCAGGTTCTCCTTACCGCCATGATAGCAGCCCCTGtgttcagaagaaaaaaaagtgtcaaaGAATGTTACTCCGGAGCTGAGATAAGCTCCAAAAAACAAAATTTCTGTCCACAAAAACGTTTAAATGTCTGAACCTACTACGCTGATATCAAAAGGGAATAGACTTAAGTAGAAACacgtttaaatgtttgataaatgGCCTCGGTAGCTCTCCCACCACATTCCGTATTCTAATGTTCATGGAACTCTCGAAGAAAATGGAggattgttggagagatagaaTATTCCAATCAAACCACTGAAAACATGGACAATTTCAATAAAGACTATTGTAATTTCGTAGACCTCTTTACTGACCTGCTTCTTCGTtatataaacaaatgtatgcCTATCACTTGAAATGGGAATTCGTAATTTCTTGCCGATTCCCAAAAGTCCTTGTTAGATCACATTAGGTTGATGCAAAGTTGAAGTCCGTAAATCCTCGTGTTTTTCCATCTCACTTTCCAACAACTCAGTCAGTGTTCAGCTCCGGGCGCATTAGGCTATTTTACTACGTTTTTCCCGGCTCAAAAGAGAAGTAATAGGAAAAGCTGTTCAAAAACGCCTACTAGGCTACTCCGGAAACTAATTCTTTCCACACCGTTAGAATTGTGATCTGCCTAGCTGGATAAACTTGCAAGTTCGAAGATTGGTTCCACACACTCAACTGAGTTTGATCCGTTTCTAGGAGCCCATCGCTCACTACTCCAGCGTATTTTCGGGGGCGCCTTGAAACCACACTTTCTCCACCAATTGAATGATTTGTTTTCTCACGTCTCGTAATTGATTGGACTGAAGCGAAAAGGGTGGAGTTTTGTCCTGTCTTCATAGAGTAGACTTGCTACAGAGTAGGCCTAAAGCAGTATAAACGTTTACGTTCACAACATGTTACTTTGCTGGGAGTTGTCACAGACATTCTTGAATATTCGATCTCCAACTcacatttgaaattgaaattaaaTTTCT contains:
- the fzd7b gene encoding frizzled-7b, whose amino-acid sequence is MAVRRTWGWIWITGFALVNVSLLLEPCTGQYHSEKGISIPEHGFCQPISIPLCTDIAYNQTIMPNLLGHTNQEDAGLEVHQFYPLVKVQCSMDLKFFLCSMYAPVCTVLEQAIPPCRSLCERARHGCEALMNKFGFQWPERLRCENFPVHGAGEICVGQNTSDTDIATSDPPPFPPELMTLPPHLVRPAAQPFSCPLQLQVPGYLNYKFMGVNDCGAPCESTKPNGLMYFREEELKFGKLWVGIWSILCCVSTLFTVLTYLVDMRRFRYPERPIIFLSGCYFMVAVAYTAGFFLEDKVVCIDKFKDDGYKTVAQGTKKEGCTILFMILYFFGMASSIWWVILSLTWFLSAGMKWGHEAIEANSQYFHLAAWAVPAVKTITILAMGQVDGDLLTGVCYVGIYNVDSLRGFVLAPLFVYLFIGTSFLLAGFVSLFRIRTIMKHDGTKTEKLEKLMVRIGVFSVLYTVPATIVIACYFYEQAFRDHWEKTWHMQTCKRFAVPCPTNNFAPMTPDFTVFMIKYLMTMIVGITSGFWIWSGKTLQSWCRFYKRLSNNNQGETTV